Proteins from one Thermogemmatispora onikobensis genomic window:
- a CDS encoding RNA 2'-phosphotransferase: protein MEQRGEKSIDNRSLSRTIAHALRHQPGRYGLELDEEGWVPVADLLRALRQHRASWRDLREEDLEAMMASAEKQRYELRDGKIRALYGHSLPRRLPKPEATPPEILYHGTSSEALPAIRQEGLKPMRRQYVHLSTDTATARQVGRRRTHRPVILVVRAREASEQGIRFYRGNDQTWLADAIPPAFIHFPSTKADPDPNP from the coding sequence ATGGAGCAGAGAGGAGAGAAGTCAATTGATAATCGCAGTCTGAGCCGGACGATAGCGCACGCTCTGCGGCATCAGCCGGGCCGTTATGGATTAGAACTAGATGAAGAGGGCTGGGTTCCCGTAGCTGACCTGCTGCGTGCCCTGCGCCAGCATCGGGCGAGCTGGCGTGATTTGCGCGAGGAAGACCTGGAGGCCATGATGGCCAGTGCGGAGAAACAGCGCTACGAGCTGCGCGATGGTAAGATCCGGGCCCTCTACGGGCACTCACTGCCGCGTCGTCTACCAAAGCCGGAAGCCACCCCGCCAGAAATCCTCTATCATGGAACCTCGTCGGAGGCCCTGCCAGCGATCCGACAAGAGGGACTCAAGCCCATGCGTCGGCAGTACGTTCACCTGTCTACCGATACCGCTACTGCTCGACAGGTGGGCAGGCGCCGAACGCACCGACCGGTGATTCTCGTGGTACGCGCGCGAGAAGCCAGCGAACAAGGTATCCGTTTCTATCGCGGTAACGACCAGACCTGGCTGGCCGACGCTATTCCTCCGGCCTTTATCCACTTCCCCTCAACAAAGGCGGACCCTGATCCCAACCCTTAA
- a CDS encoding polysaccharide lyase family protein: MSGKRLRALLLPGALSRLLILFLVLGSLALVRTLPGLRGEPAHAASPVTLSVSGMSATIGNGIFTVKFNSSGTGYSLVWQGKELIGPAKGFYSSINGGTGFSPTQLTVVTNTSSLVDIAYISSWGELHYVVRSGVSGLYSYFLATGIGTVGEFRTLYRVDGSIFRTGYNGAETAIAFPTLSQIQSATVLQDSTYQLSDGTIYTKYDAATYLMSQDLLHGVYGNGYGVWLISPSHEYNNGGPLKQDLTVHVDSSNGDAVVLNMLISAHFGTPEVTIPNGKLFGPWFVYFNNGSISDAQAQATLQQQQWPYSWLSNPAYPLNRATVTGSLRLADGRPAAGAQITLAQPGGDVYAQGAGYIFTTVADASGNFTLRQVRPGSYSLYAWANGGSIGDITDQYELDNVNVTGTSTSLGTLTWTPVRYSILLWQIGTADRKAAEFRLGNLPRQYGLWNQVPANLTYTIGSSTPANNWYYAQTAVGTWNVNFSVSQSYSGDAHLTVALAGMTRTAAVTVRVNGTAIGSYPAYTNDAAIYRSANQSGYYHLMTFTFPASLLKIGTNTVAFAMTSVSSGGGAMYDTIKLEVGPQVTGGSTASPTPTPTAASSGSTCRVSYSVTSQWPGGFTASITLTNSGTTTINGWTLTFVFSAGQTVTQGWNATFSQQGSQVSASSLSYNATLAPGASTTLGFNGTWTTTNPAPASFTLNGQSCALS; the protein is encoded by the coding sequence ATGTCTGGCAAGAGACTCCGCGCTCTTCTCCTCCCGGGAGCACTTTCCCGTCTATTGATCCTCTTCCTCGTCTTGGGCAGTCTGGCACTGGTGAGAACGCTGCCCGGACTCCGCGGCGAGCCGGCCCATGCCGCTTCGCCCGTGACCTTGAGCGTCTCCGGTATGAGCGCGACGATCGGCAATGGTATCTTCACGGTCAAATTTAACAGCTCCGGTACTGGCTACTCGCTGGTCTGGCAGGGCAAGGAGCTGATTGGGCCAGCCAAGGGCTTTTACAGCTCGATCAATGGTGGCACGGGCTTCAGTCCAACGCAGCTCACTGTCGTGACCAATACCTCTAGCCTGGTCGATATCGCCTACATCAGTAGCTGGGGCGAGCTGCACTACGTCGTTCGCAGCGGCGTGAGCGGTCTTTACTCCTACTTTCTGGCCACTGGCATCGGGACGGTTGGTGAGTTCCGCACGCTCTACCGTGTCGACGGTTCGATCTTCCGCACAGGCTATAACGGCGCCGAAACCGCCATCGCTTTCCCAACCCTGAGCCAGATTCAGTCGGCTACCGTGCTCCAGGACTCAACCTATCAGCTGAGCGATGGCACTATCTATACGAAATACGACGCTGCTACCTACCTGATGAGCCAGGATTTGCTGCACGGCGTCTACGGCAATGGCTACGGCGTCTGGCTGATTTCGCCCAGCCACGAGTACAACAATGGTGGCCCGCTGAAGCAGGATCTGACGGTCCACGTCGATAGCAGTAACGGCGATGCCGTTGTTCTCAATATGCTCATTAGTGCACATTTTGGAACACCAGAGGTGACGATCCCCAACGGCAAGCTCTTCGGTCCCTGGTTTGTCTACTTTAATAACGGGAGTATCAGCGATGCCCAGGCTCAGGCCACGCTCCAGCAGCAGCAATGGCCCTATAGCTGGCTCTCCAACCCGGCCTATCCACTCAACAGGGCTACGGTGACAGGTAGTCTGCGCCTGGCCGACGGACGCCCTGCCGCCGGGGCCCAGATCACACTGGCCCAGCCTGGTGGCGACGTCTATGCCCAGGGGGCCGGCTATATTTTCACAACGGTGGCCGACGCCTCCGGCAACTTCACGCTTCGCCAGGTGCGTCCCGGCAGCTACAGTCTCTACGCCTGGGCCAACGGCGGCAGTATCGGCGATATCACGGATCAGTACGAGCTGGATAACGTGAACGTGACTGGGACGAGCACCAGTCTGGGCACCTTGACCTGGACGCCGGTACGCTACAGTATCCTTCTCTGGCAGATCGGCACCGCGGACCGCAAGGCAGCGGAGTTCCGGCTAGGCAATCTGCCGCGCCAGTACGGTCTTTGGAACCAGGTCCCGGCGAACCTGACCTATACCATCGGTTCCAGCACGCCTGCGAACAACTGGTACTATGCCCAGACGGCGGTTGGTACCTGGAATGTCAATTTCTCTGTCAGCCAAAGCTACAGCGGCGATGCTCATCTAACGGTGGCGCTGGCCGGTATGACACGTACTGCCGCCGTGACGGTCCGCGTAAATGGGACGGCCATCGGTTCGTACCCAGCCTATACGAACGACGCGGCGATTTATCGCAGCGCCAATCAGAGCGGCTACTACCACCTGATGACCTTTACCTTCCCGGCCTCGCTGCTGAAGATCGGCACTAACACGGTAGCCTTTGCCATGACTTCGGTCAGTAGCGGCGGCGGCGCGATGTACGATACAATCAAGCTGGAGGTGGGGCCCCAGGTGACCGGCGGCTCGACCGCATCCCCTACACCTACCCCGACCGCCGCTTCCTCGGGGAGCACCTGTCGCGTGAGCTATAGCGTCACCAGCCAGTGGCCCGGTGGCTTCACGGCCAGTATTACGCTGACGAACAGCGGAACAACGACGATCAATGGCTGGACGCTGACCTTTGTCTTCAGCGCTGGCCAAACGGTCACTCAGGGCTGGAATGCCACCTTTAGTCAGCAGGGAAGCCAGGTAAGCGCAAGCAGCCTGAGCTATAACGCCACGCTGGCCCCAGGCGCCTCGACTACCCTGGGCTTCAATGGCACCTGGACCACTACTAATCCTGCGCCAGCCTCCTTCACCCTGAATGGACAGAGCTGCGCGCTCTCCTGA